The Polyangium mundeleinium genome contains the following window.
TCCATGCACGGTGGCGACGCGTCGTACCAGGAATGGGGGGGCGTATCTCGACACCCATGGGAGATCCATGCACCTTCGTAAACCATTCATTGCTTGCATCGCGCCCCTTTGCCTTTCGCTCCTTTCGTCCTCTGCGCTCGCGGCTCCGCCCTGGCAGGGCCTGCCGGACATGGGCGTGACACGCCACGGTCACGCGGCGGCGTACTTCCCGGGGATTGGCGTGCTCGCGGCGGGCGGGGCCCCGGGCTCGGGGGATCCCACCTTGTTCGAGGCGCTCGATCTGGCCACCGGGACGTGGACACCGCGAAACCCCGCGCCTGTGATGCACTTCATGACGGAGGCCCTGCTCCCGGATGGCCTGTGGCTGCTCCGCGATATCGAGCAGGTCTACACGTACGACCCCGTGAGCGACACCTGGACCGAGGAACCCGTGCTCGCGGCGACCTTTCGCACCGACGCGACGCTGAGCGTGCTCCCGGACGGCGATGTGCTCCTCACGGGCGGATTTTCCGACTTCGTCACGTTGGGCAATTCGCTCCGTTATGATCGCATGGGTCAAACGCTCCTCGCTCGGAACCTGCATCAAGGCCGCGCGAGCCACACGGCGACGACGTTGCCTTCCGGGCGCGTGCTCGTCGCGGGCGGCTGGGCGTGGGTCTCGAGTGACGAAGGCGACGACATTCAGTCAACCAGGGCCGAGGCCGAGGTCTACGACGCCGCGATCGATACGTGGACCGTCGTTCCGCCGATGCACGGGGCTCGCCAGCGACACGCGGCCGCGCTTTTGCCGGACGGCCAGGTGCTCGTCGCGGGCGGCCTCCCGACCACGGCGACGGCAGAGGTCTATGACCCGGCGGCGAATACGTGGATGCAGGTCGGGCCGATGAACGAGGCGAGGTGGGGGCATACGATGACGGCGCTGCCGAGCGGGCGCGTGATCGTCACCGGCGGCGTCGGCAACAATGGCAGCGCGGCGCTCACGTCCGTGGAGGTGTATGACCCCGTGACGGGGACATGGACGTTGCTCCCGCCCATGGCAGGGCAGCGCTGGCGACACACGGCCACGTTCGTGCCGGGGCACGGTCTGCTCGTGGCAGGCGGGCAGACGAGTGCTCTGTTCTCCGATCCGACGACGGCGAGTGTGGAGCTCTATCCGCTCGGAAATACCGCGATCGGCGCTGCGTGTGTGATCGGGGATGAATGCGCGAGCGGCGATTGCGCTGGTGGCGTGTGTGTGGATGACAGTGGGAGTGGAGCAGGCGGCGCGGGTGGAGCAGGCGGCGCAGGCGGCGCAGGCGGCGCTGGTGGTGCGGGTGGTGCGGGCGGCGGCGGCGGAAGCGGTGGCGGCGGCGGAAGCGGTGGCGGCGGCGGAAGCGGTGGCGGCGGCGGAAGCGGTGGCGGCGGCGGAAGCGGTGGCGGCGGCGGAAGCGGTGGCGGCGGCGGCGGCGGCGGCGGCGGCGGAAGCGGCGGCGGCGGCGGCGGCGGAAGCGGCGGCGGCGGCGGCGGCGGCGGCGGAAGCGGCGGCGGCGGCGGCGGCGGCGGCGGAAGCGGTGGCGGTGGCGGAAGCGGCGGCGGCGCAGGTACGCCTCCCGGTGGCGGGGGCGTGCAATGCGCGGTCGACGCGCGCTCCTCGGGGAATCCCGGATGGCTCGCGCTCATCGGTATCGGCTTCCTTCTTCGCCGCCGTCGCCGCTGACATCTGGGGGGAAGGCAAGGAGCTTTTGCTTGCTCTCGTGTTGACGCCCTCACCCCATCCATGCACGGTGGCGACGCGTCGTACCAGGAATGGGGGGCATCTCGCGACCCCCCATGGGGAGATCCATGCACCTTCGGAAACCATTCATTGCTTGCATCGCGCACCTTTGCCTTTCGCTCGTTTCGTCTTCTGCGCTCGCGGCTCCGTCCTGGCAGGGCCTGCCGGACATGGGCGTGGCACGCAACGGCCATGCGGCGGAATTTTTTCCAGGCATTGGCGTGGTCGCCGTGGGCGGGTCCTCCTTGTTCGAGGCGCTCGATCTGGCCACCGGTACGTGGACGCCGCGAAATCCCGCGCCCCACATGGGTTCCGTGACAGGGGCTCTGCTCCCCGATGACCTGTGGATCGTCGTCGAGCTCGAGCAGGCCTACACGTATGACCCCGTGAGCGACACCTGGATCGCAGAACCCGAGCTCGTCACCTTTGACTACGATCTGACACTCAGCGCGCTCCCGGACGGCGATGTGCTCCTCACGGGCGGACTGATGGACTTCAACACGTCGGGTTATTCGCGACGTTATCATCGCACGACCCAAACGTTCCTCGCTCGAAGCCTGAATCAAGCCCGCTCCAGCCATACGGCGACGACGTTGCCTTCCGGGCGCGTGCTCGTCGCGGGCGGCCGGGCGTGGGGCCCGACGGAAGAAGGCGACGAGATTCAGTGGCCCCGGGCCGAGGCGGAGGTGTACGACCCCACGACCGATACGTGGACCCTCGTTGCGCCCATGCACGCGGCCCGCTACCGGCACGCGGCCGCGCTCTTGCCGTCCGGCAACGTGCTCGTCGCGGGAGGCTTTCCGCCCACGGCGACGGCAGAGGTCTATGACCCGGCCGCGAATACGTGGGTCGAGATCGCGCCCATGAACGAGGCGAGGTGGGGGCATACGATGACGTCGCTCCCGAGCGGGCGCGTGATGGTTACCGGCGGCCTCGGTGGCGGCACGGCGCTCACGTCCGCGGAGGTGTATGATCCCACGACGGGGACCTGGACGTTGCTCCCGCCCATGGCCGTGAACCGCTGGCGACACACGGCTACGTTCGTGCCGGGGCACGGTTTGGTTGTGGCCGGCGGACAGATGTACGCGTTCAACGGACCCATTTGGGCGAACGTGGAGCTCTACCCGCTCGGCAATGCCGCGCTCGGCGTTGCATGTGTGATCGGCGATGAATGCGCGAGCGGCGATTGCACGGGCGGCGTGTGCGTGGATGGCAGCGGGAGTGGAGTGGGCGGTGCTGGCGGCGCGGGTGGAGCAGGTGGAGCAGGTGGAGCAGGTGGCTCCGGCGGCGCGGGTGGAACTGGTGGTGTGGGTGGTGCTGGCGGTGCGGGTGGAGCTGGCGGTGTAGGCGGTGTAGGCGGCGCAGGTGGAGCTGGCGGCGTAGGTGGCTCCGGCGGCGTAGGTGGCTCCGGCGGTGTAGGCGGCGCAGGTGGTGCTGGCGGCGTAGGTGGCTCCGGCGGTGTAGGTGGCTCCGGCGGTGTAGGTGGCGCAGGTAGCGGGGGTGGAGCTGGCGGTGCTGGCGGTGTAGGCGGCGGAAGCGGCGGCCCGGATGTCCCTCCCGGTGGCGGCGGCGCGCAATGCGCGATCGACACGCGCTCTTCGGGGAATGCCGGATGGCTCGCGCTCGTCGGCGTCGGCCTCCTTCTTCGCCGTCGTCGACGTTGAACGGAAGCAGATTCGCCGCGCGTGGGTGTCCGGACGCGGCCTACAGCCCGGCTGGGGTGTACTCGCAGACGTAGTGGTATTCGTACGTGCAGTTGTCGTCGTTCCACTCGCCGGTCACGTGGTACATCTCGACGCAATCCTCCGACGCGTTGTAGTCGTCCGGCTGACCCGTCTCCCAGTGGGTGTACATGAACGGCTCGCCGCTCTCCCACGCGAACGCGCCCTCCGTGTTGATATCGGTCAACCCGATCCAGCGTGGCAGGAGGAGGGTCTTGTCGATGACCGTGCCATACACGAAGTCCTGCTCGCCCTGGCTCGTCAGGGAGACGAGCACGCCCCCGTTGGCCGCGCAGGCTTGGAGCGCGTTCGCGTAATTGGTCTTCTGCGCGGTGAACTCCGCATAGCAGTGATGATTCCCGGTCCACTCTTGCTCGTCCGGGAGGCATTTCACCATGCAGCCGTCACAGCGGTCCGCCGGATTGGCATTGGCGTCGTCGCACTCCTCGCCCGGGTCCAGGAGACCGTCGCCGCACACGGCACCGCCGCCCGCGCCGCCCATGCCGCCCGCGCCGCCCATGCCACCCGTGCTCGTGGTCGACCCGACGTTTCCGTCACCTCCGCTTCCGCCCGTCGAGGAGCTCGACGTGTCCTGCGCACCGGCGCCCCCCTCACCGCCGGACCCCGCCGCGCAGCCCCAGGCAGCGATCGACATTCCCAGAATGAGCCCTTGAATTTTCCTCATGTGCACTCGCCTCCGTGTCTTTCGGCGCGCGAAGATACGCGCGCGAATGCCCCGTAGGCCACAAGGAAACGGCTCCGCTTCCGCTTCCGCAACGGATTCCGGGGACCGTGACTCGGCGTAACCCGCTGGATCCGCATGCCGCTGCTGCTGTTTCCGCTTCCGCTTCCGCTGCTGCTTCCGCGACCGCTTCCGCGACCGCAACCGGGGTTTTGGGAACGCCTGTTCTTTGTTCTCGTCCGGGGAAGTCGATTGTGCCCGCGTGCTCGGAAGGCGAAAGGCCAAGCCGTGCTCGCCATCCTCGCCGTGCTCGCGCTTCGCGCTCCGCGCGGCTCCGGGTGGCTGCGCGCGGTGCGAGGCTTCGCCTCGCAGCCTTTCGCCTTCCTCCGCGCGCGGGCCGGGGTCGGGGGGCCCCGGTCGGGGATACGGAGGAAAATATGACGCTCAGGATTTATGGTGTGGCGATCGAAATGCTCAGGGCTTTGCGACCCGTGATCGAACGGGTGGGGACGAAGGATCCGAATCTCGGGGATCAACTACGACGGGCGGCTACGAATATCGCGCTGAACCTGAGCGAGGGTGCTTATTCGCAGGGAAGGAACGAACGGGCGCGGTGGCATACAGCCATGGGTTCGGCAGCGGAGGTCCGCGCATGCCTGGAGGTAGCAGAAGCACTCGGGTACATTGAAAAAGCGGACGAGAACCTGCTCGACACGCTGGACCGTATCGTCGCCACCCTCCACCGCCTAACACGCCGGTCATGACCCGGGCGTGCCGTCCCCGCGGGCGGCACGCCTCCCAGCGGCAACGGCAACGGCAGCGGCAGCGGCAGCGGAAGCGGAGGCGGAGGCGGAAGCGGAAGCAGCAGCGGAAGCGGAAGCGGAAGCGTGAAGCGAAATCCGTTTGCGTACCGTCCTTTGCGTTGCCCGGAGGGCAACGCAACCAAAGGGTCAAGGGACAATGCCCCTGGTCGGGTCAAGGGCGGAAGCCCTTGTGGGGTGAAGGGGCAACGCCCCTTCGCTCTCGGTCGAGAGCGGCAGCTCGACGCAGAAGGTCGAGCCCCGGCCGATCTCGCTCGACACGCGAATTCGGCCGCCGTGCGCCTCGACGATGGTGCGCGTGATGTAGAGGCCGAGCCCGAGCCCACCGTAATGCTGCGACGAGACGCCGCGTCGAAATCGTTCGAAGAGCTGCGCCTGCACCTCGGCCGGGATCCCGATCCCGCGGTCCGTCACCGAGAGCCGTGCGACCCGATCTTCTCCGGTGATGGTGATGTCGATCGGCTGGCGTTCCCCGAACTTGATCGCGTTGGTGAGGAGGTTGGTCACGACCTGCTCCAGGCGGTGCGGGTCCCACCGGCCGATGACCGGCTGCTCCGCGCGCACGGCGAGCGCGCTGCCTGACTGCGCGATCTGATCACCGAGGTGGGCGACGACCTCGTCGACGAGCGCGCGCAGATCGACGGGCGCCGTGTTCAGCTCGAGCCTCCCCGCCTGGATCCGGGAGACGTCGAGGAGCATATCGACGAGGTCGGCGAGGCGCTTGATCTGGCGGCCAGAGAGGGCGACCGCGGAGCGCACGCGCTCGACGTCCATGCCCCGCGCGAGCCTTTGCCCCAGCGATTGAATGGCGAGCTGCAGGCTGGTGAGCGGGGTGCGGAGCTCGTGCGAGGCAATCGAAAGGAACTCGTCCCGCAGCTGCACGGCCTCCTCCGCTGCCGTGCGCGCGCGCCGCTCGTCCAGGAGGAGCTGGTCGCGCTGCTGCTCGGCGCGCACGCGCGCGGTGATGTCGCGGAAGCTCCAGACCCGCCCGACCACGCGCCCGCCGAGGCGCTGGGGCTGCGAATAACGCTCGAAGAGGCGCCCGTCCGCGAACGGGATGACATCGACGCTGGACTCCTCGGGCGAGGCATAGAGAGCGCGGATCCTTTGCAGGAACGCCTCGGGATCGAGGAGCTGGTCGCAGACGAACGTACGGAACGTGTCGTCCGACCCGGTGGAGAGGATCTCGTCCGGGATACGCCACATCGCCGCGAACCTGTGATTCTGACGCACGACGCGCTGCTCGTCGTCGACGACGAGGATGCCGTCCGCCGTCGATTCGAGCGTGGCCTCGAGGAGCGAGTAGGAATGGCGGAGCACCTCCTCGGCGCGCCGTCGCTCCGCGTTCTCCTGCTGCAAATCCGCATAGAGGCGCGCATTCTCGATGGAGTTGGCCGCCTGGGCCGAGAGATGCCGGATCACCTCGACGCGATCGGGGGTGAAAGCAGAGCGGGTGAGGTCGTTGTCGAGATAGATCACGCCGGCGAGGCGGCCCTTGTAGACGAGGGGCGCGGCGAGCGAGGAGCGCGGCGCACCGCCGGCGAAGCAGGGATCGCGCCCGAACGGCCCGTCGAGCGCGAGGTCGTCGAGCAGGACGGTCTCGCGCGTCCGCGCCACGTACGTCACGACGCTGATCGGCAGGTCCTCGCGGCCCTCGAGGGGCGCCGCGCCGAGCCTGTGGACGGCCGCCTCGCCGGTGCGGTGCTCGGCCTCGACGACGAGCCGTCCGTCACGCAGGAGCAGGAGGACGCCGCGCCGCGCGCCGGCGTTTTCGACCAGGATGCGCATGAGCGCGTCGAGCAGGCGGTCGAGGACGATCTCGCCCGAGATGGCCTGGGAAGCCTTGAGCACCGAGCCGAGGTCGAGCGCGGCGCCGGCGGGCGCGGCGGCCTCCGGGCCCGTCGCGCCGCGGAGGATCTCGCTGGGGACGAGGTCGGGGTACGAGCGCTCGAGACGCCGCATCGCCTCCGTCGCGCCCCATCGTCCGTACGCCCTGTGCGCCTCGGTCAGGTAGGTGCGGGCGATGGTGGTCTTGCCGAGCGCGCGGAAGGAAAGGCCCGCGAGCTCGTTGGCGAGCGCCTCGTCGTGGAGGTAGCCGCCGCGCTGGGCGAGGGCGATCGCCTCGTCGTAGCGAACCCACGCGGCGCGCGCATCGCCGCGGACGCGCTCGAGCTCGGCGCCGAGCAGGGCGCTTCGGTGCGCCAGGTTCTCCGGGCAGAGGTCCGCCCAGCGCGAGAGTTTTTTAGCGAAGATCTCCGCGCGGGCGAGGAAGAGCGCGCGCTCGTCCGGGGAGACCACGTCCGCCGCCTGCGTGAGCGCGACGCCAGCGTAGCAATGTAACGCGGGGGTGCCGTGCCAGGACACCACGGTCGGGATCTCGATGTTCAGCGAGAGCGCGGTGCGCGCCGCTTCCTCGAACGCGCCCTGGAAGACGCCGAGGAGCACGACGTAGAACTGCGCGAGGTAGGCCGAGATCTGGTTGTCCATCCGGCGGCACTCCTCGATGACCTCGTCGATGTCGACCCATGCGCCCTTGAGCTTGGCCGGGCGCGCGGTCTCGACCGAGAGCTGGTGCGCGAGCTGTCCGACCGCGCCGACCATCCAGGTGATGGTTTTGAACTCGTCGAGCTTGCATATCGGCTGGTAACTCTGCGCCTCGGCGAGGAGGTCGGAGAGCGGCAGGCCGCGCAGGAGGCTGTTCGTGATGAGGTTGATCGTGTTGTAGAACGCCCAGATGTACTGGCCCGTCTCGAGCCCGGCGTGCATCCCCGCGAGCAGCGACTTCTGGCAGGCGGGGTAGCCCTCTCTCCAGTGCTGCACGTGGGCGCCCCACATTTGCCGGAGCATCGCCTCGGACTTCTTGTCCGGGTAGCGCTCCGAAAGGTCGATGGCAGCGCGGCCAAAGCGGTAGCCGAGCTCGACGTCGCCGCGGCCGCCGAGGAACACCCCGAAGTTGATACAGCCGTAGATCGCGTGCCGCGACAGGCCGTGGCGCACCGTGTTCTCGAGGATCTTCGCGACCGTGATGCAGTAGTGGTTGGGGCTCAAGAACCAGCAGGGAGAAAAGAGCTCCTGGAGCACGTCCTGCATGGCGCAGATCTCTGGGTCCGCGAGCGGCGGCAGGTCTGGCAGCGCCTCGAGCGTCTTTTCCCGGACCAGATCAATGGTCGCCCGGATCTGGGCGTCGAGCGTGGCTTGGTCGAGGAAGGGGGGCAGGTCGATCCCGAACGGGCGCAGGGCGGCGAACCCCTCCGCGAGCGCGGCGGGCAGGTCGTTCTTGAGCACCTGCACGTTCAGCTTGAGCCGCAGCACCTCGGTGCGATCGAGCCGGCTCGCGGCCCGCTCCAGGCAATCGGAGAGGATCGCGAGGGCGTCGTCATGCTGACCGCAGAGCGAGACCATGAGGGCGGTCTTCATCGCGTACTCGAGGCGGAGCCGGTACTGCGACGTCCAGGCGTCCTCCGGAAGGCGCAGGAGGCCGAGATTCAGGTAGCGCAGGGCCGCGCCGAAGGCGGCCGCGTCCTCGGCGCGGCAGGCGGCCTCGAGGCTCATGCGGGCGATGCGCAGGCGCTCCGCGGGGTCCGACACCAGGTCGCCCGCGCTGCTCAGGTGGCCGACGACGTCGAAGAGGTTCTGGCTCTCGGAGAGGTCTAGCTTGCCTGCGAGCAGCCGGCCGATCCGGAGGTGGAAGGCGGGCCGGTCCGCCTCCGGGATCATCGCGTAGGCGCCCTCCTGGACCTTGTCATGAGCGAAGCGGTCGCCGTCGCGCCCGGCGATCACGAGCCTCTCGCTCACGGCGGGATCGAGGCGGCCATACGCTTCTTCCAGCGAGCACTCGCTCACCGTGGCGAGCACGTCGAGCTCGAACCGGTTGCCGATCGCCGCGGCGAGCTTCAGGGCCGCCTGGGTCGTCGCTGGTAGCCGCGCGATGGTGCGCACCATGAGGTCGACGACGTTGTCCGTGTACGCGAGCGCATCGATCTTGGCGAGGTCCCAGCGCCATCCCGACCCGGCTGCGAACGTGAGCACGCCGTGATCGTGCAGCGACCGGACGAACTCCTTGACGAAGAACGGGTTGCCGCCGGTCTTCTTCAGCACCGCATCGACGAGCGGTCCGCAGTCGTCGCGCTTGAGGCTGTCCGAGAGCATCTCGAGCAGGTGCGGGCGCGCGAGCGGGGCGAGGACGATGTCGCGCACGACGAGCCCGGCGTGCTCGAGCGCCTCGATGGCCAGGACGAACGGGTGCCCGGGCGAGACCTCGTTGTCGCGGTAAGCGCCGCAGAAGAAGAGCGCCTCGAGCGAGTCGTCGGCGAGGAGCGCCCGGAGCAGCCCGAGGCTCGCGGGGTCGATCCACTGCAGATCGTCGAGGAACAGGACGAGCGGGTGCGCGTGCCGCGCGAACACCGAGACGAAGAGCAAGAAGCACCGGTTCAGGCGGTTCTGCGCCTCGACGGGCCCGAGCTCGGGGACGGGCGGCTGCGCGCCGAGCACGTGGGATAACGAGGGGATGACGTCGCAGATCACCTGCCCGTTCGGGCCGAGCACGTCGAGGAGCAACCTCCGCCACGCCTCGCTCCGCGCCTCGCTCTCGGTGAGGATCTGCCGCACGAGGCCGTCGAACGCCTGGATCACCGCGCTGTAGGGCGTGTCGCGGTTGTACTGGTCGTATTTGCCGCTCGTGAAATAGCCCTTCTGCCGTGCGAGCGGCTTCAGGATCTCGTGAACGAGCGAGGATTTGCCGATGCCCGAGTAGCCGGAGACGAGGACGATCTCGCGGCTCCCCGCGAGCGCGCGCTCGAACGCGGCGGTGAGCGCCTCGATGTCATGCTCGCGGCCGTAGAGCTTCTGGTGGATCCGGAAGAGGTCCTGACGATCGCGCTGGCCCACGACGAAGGGCTCGATCGTCCCCGTGCCGCGCAGGGCCTCACGGCAGCGCTCGAGGTCGGCGAGCAGGCCCTCGGCGCTCTGGTAGCGGTCCTCGGCGTTTTTCGCGAGCAGCTTGAGCACGACGTCGGAGACGGCCTCGGGGATCGTCGGATCGACGCGGGACGGCGGCGCGGGCGCGAGGGCGAGGTGTGCGTGGATGAGCTCCATCGGGTCCAGGACCTCGAAGGGGCGCTGACCCGTGAGCATCTGGTAAAGGATGACGCCGAGCGCATAAAGGTCGGTCCGGTAGTCGACGCCGCGGTTCATGCGGCCGGTCTGCTCGGGGGAGACGTAGGGCAGCACGTCGGCGATCACCGCCGGCTCGTAGAGCCGCTCGTGCGCGCGGGTGATCTCGGCGTCGACGCCGAAGTTCTTGATCTTGACCGCGCCGTGCGCGCCGACGAGCACGTTTTGCGGGCGCAGGTCGCGGTGGACGAGCCCCGCCGCGTGCACCACGGCGAGACCTTCGGCGAGCGCGGCCGCGAGATCGAGCGCATCGACGACGGGCATTCTGCGTGACGGACGCGCGGCGAGGATCCGCGCGAGATCGCGGCCCGGGAAGTCCTCGAGGACGACGATCAAGGAGCCCGCGAGCTCCTC
Protein-coding sequences here:
- a CDS encoding Kelch repeat-containing protein → MHLRKPFIACIAPLCLSLLSSSALAAPPWQGLPDMGVTRHGHAAAYFPGIGVLAAGGAPGSGDPTLFEALDLATGTWTPRNPAPVMHFMTEALLPDGLWLLRDIEQVYTYDPVSDTWTEEPVLAATFRTDATLSVLPDGDVLLTGGFSDFVTLGNSLRYDRMGQTLLARNLHQGRASHTATTLPSGRVLVAGGWAWVSSDEGDDIQSTRAEAEVYDAAIDTWTVVPPMHGARQRHAAALLPDGQVLVAGGLPTTATAEVYDPAANTWMQVGPMNEARWGHTMTALPSGRVIVTGGVGNNGSAALTSVEVYDPVTGTWTLLPPMAGQRWRHTATFVPGHGLLVAGGQTSALFSDPTTASVELYPLGNTAIGAACVIGDECASGDCAGGVCVDDSGSGAGGAGGAGGAGGAGGAGGAGGAGGGGGSGGGGGSGGGGGSGGGGGSGGGGGSGGGGGSGGGGGGGGGGGSGGGGGGGSGGGGGGGGGSGGGGGGGGGSGGGGGSGGGAGTPPGGGGVQCAVDARSSGNPGWLALIGIGFLLRRRRR
- a CDS encoding Kelch repeat-containing protein, which codes for MHLRKPFIACIAHLCLSLVSSSALAAPSWQGLPDMGVARNGHAAEFFPGIGVVAVGGSSLFEALDLATGTWTPRNPAPHMGSVTGALLPDDLWIVVELEQAYTYDPVSDTWIAEPELVTFDYDLTLSALPDGDVLLTGGLMDFNTSGYSRRYHRTTQTFLARSLNQARSSHTATTLPSGRVLVAGGRAWGPTEEGDEIQWPRAEAEVYDPTTDTWTLVAPMHAARYRHAAALLPSGNVLVAGGFPPTATAEVYDPAANTWVEIAPMNEARWGHTMTSLPSGRVMVTGGLGGGTALTSAEVYDPTTGTWTLLPPMAVNRWRHTATFVPGHGLVVAGGQMYAFNGPIWANVELYPLGNAALGVACVIGDECASGDCTGGVCVDGSGSGVGGAGGAGGAGGAGGAGGSGGAGGTGGVGGAGGAGGAGGVGGVGGAGGAGGVGGSGGVGGSGGVGGAGGAGGVGGSGGVGGSGGVGGAGSGGGAGGAGGVGGGSGGPDVPPGGGGAQCAIDTRSSGNAGWLALVGVGLLLRRRRR
- a CDS encoding lectin-like protein, with the translated sequence MRKIQGLILGMSIAAWGCAAGSGGEGGAGAQDTSSSSTGGSGGDGNVGSTTSTGGMGGAGGMGGAGGGAVCGDGLLDPGEECDDANANPADRCDGCMVKCLPDEQEWTGNHHCYAEFTAQKTNYANALQACAANGGVLVSLTSQGEQDFVYGTVIDKTLLLPRWIGLTDINTEGAFAWESGEPFMYTHWETGQPDDYNASEDCVEMYHVTGEWNDDNCTYEYHYVCEYTPAGL
- a CDS encoding four helix bundle protein, with amino-acid sequence MTLRIYGVAIEMLRALRPVIERVGTKDPNLGDQLRRAATNIALNLSEGAYSQGRNERARWHTAMGSAAEVRACLEVAEALGYIEKADENLLDTLDRIVATLHRLTRRS
- a CDS encoding AAA family ATPase translates to MVVGRGYALREKIEESADFSLYRAYREGDGVPVLLKILRAEGSTRAEVARFKHQYERIARLASPRLVALRGVEELAGSLIVVLEDFPGRDLARILAARPSRRMPVVDALDLAAALAEGLAVVHAAGLVHRDLRPQNVLVGAHGAVKIKNFGVDAEITRAHERLYEPAVIADVLPYVSPEQTGRMNRGVDYRTDLYALGVILYQMLTGQRPFEVLDPMELIHAHLALAPAPPSRVDPTIPEAVSDVVLKLLAKNAEDRYQSAEGLLADLERCREALRGTGTIEPFVVGQRDRQDLFRIHQKLYGREHDIEALTAAFERALAGSREIVLVSGYSGIGKSSLVHEILKPLARQKGYFTSGKYDQYNRDTPYSAVIQAFDGLVRQILTESEARSEAWRRLLLDVLGPNGQVICDVIPSLSHVLGAQPPVPELGPVEAQNRLNRCFLLFVSVFARHAHPLVLFLDDLQWIDPASLGLLRALLADDSLEALFFCGAYRDNEVSPGHPFVLAIEALEHAGLVVRDIVLAPLARPHLLEMLSDSLKRDDCGPLVDAVLKKTGGNPFFVKEFVRSLHDHGVLTFAAGSGWRWDLAKIDALAYTDNVVDLMVRTIARLPATTQAALKLAAAIGNRFELDVLATVSECSLEEAYGRLDPAVSERLVIAGRDGDRFAHDKVQEGAYAMIPEADRPAFHLRIGRLLAGKLDLSESQNLFDVVGHLSSAGDLVSDPAERLRIARMSLEAACRAEDAAAFGAALRYLNLGLLRLPEDAWTSQYRLRLEYAMKTALMVSLCGQHDDALAILSDCLERAASRLDRTEVLRLKLNVQVLKNDLPAALAEGFAALRPFGIDLPPFLDQATLDAQIRATIDLVREKTLEALPDLPPLADPEICAMQDVLQELFSPCWFLSPNHYCITVAKILENTVRHGLSRHAIYGCINFGVFLGGRGDVELGYRFGRAAIDLSERYPDKKSEAMLRQMWGAHVQHWREGYPACQKSLLAGMHAGLETGQYIWAFYNTINLITNSLLRGLPLSDLLAEAQSYQPICKLDEFKTITWMVGAVGQLAHQLSVETARPAKLKGAWVDIDEVIEECRRMDNQISAYLAQFYVVLLGVFQGAFEEAARTALSLNIEIPTVVSWHGTPALHCYAGVALTQAADVVSPDERALFLARAEIFAKKLSRWADLCPENLAHRSALLGAELERVRGDARAAWVRYDEAIALAQRGGYLHDEALANELAGLSFRALGKTTIARTYLTEAHRAYGRWGATEAMRRLERSYPDLVPSEILRGATGPEAAAPAGAALDLGSVLKASQAISGEIVLDRLLDALMRILVENAGARRGVLLLLRDGRLVVEAEHRTGEAAVHRLGAAPLEGREDLPISVVTYVARTRETVLLDDLALDGPFGRDPCFAGGAPRSSLAAPLVYKGRLAGVIYLDNDLTRSAFTPDRVEVIRHLSAQAANSIENARLYADLQQENAERRRAEEVLRHSYSLLEATLESTADGILVVDDEQRVVRQNHRFAAMWRIPDEILSTGSDDTFRTFVCDQLLDPEAFLQRIRALYASPEESSVDVIPFADGRLFERYSQPQRLGGRVVGRVWSFRDITARVRAEQQRDQLLLDERRARTAAEEAVQLRDEFLSIASHELRTPLTSLQLAIQSLGQRLARGMDVERVRSAVALSGRQIKRLADLVDMLLDVSRIQAGRLELNTAPVDLRALVDEVVAHLGDQIAQSGSALAVRAEQPVIGRWDPHRLEQVVTNLLTNAIKFGERQPIDITITGEDRVARLSVTDRGIGIPAEVQAQLFERFRRGVSSQHYGGLGLGLYITRTIVEAHGGRIRVSSEIGRGSTFCVELPLSTESEGALPLHPTRASALDPTRGIVP